From a single Hymenobacter sp. YIM 151500-1 genomic region:
- a CDS encoding cytochrome c oxidase subunit I → MAANFPTQAQVQGGAGVTEPGVSHDEHTEHHEQNFLQKYVFSTDHKVIAKQFLITGIFWAIIGGTLSSLFRLQLGWPESTFEWLQPILGRWIEAGKLNAEFYLALVTMHGTIMVFFVLTAGLSGTFSNFLIPLQVGARDMASGFMNMLSYWFFFLSSVVMFSSLFIETGPASAGWTIYPPLSALPQAIPGSGAGMTLWLVSMALFIVSQLLGGVNYITTVINLRTQGMSMSKLPLTIWAFFLTAILGLLSFPVLFSAALLLIFDRSFGTSFFLSDIYIAGQALPNTGGSPILFQHLFWFLGHPEVYIVIMPAMGMVSEIMATNARKPIFGYRAMIGSLLGISLLSFVVWAHHMFVTGMNPFLGSVFMFLTLIIAVPSAVKTFNWLATLWRGNIRFTSAMLFSIGFVSLFVAGGLTGIVLGNAALDIQMHNTYFVVAHFHLVMGSSAFFGLFAGVYHWFPKMFGRMMDEKLGYVHFWLTFLGVYLVFLPMHYVGIAGFPRRYYAWTGFDSFAQFADLNKFISIAAILAFFAQFVFIFNFFYSIFRGRRASENPWNSTTLEWTTPVVPGHGNWPGAIPAVHRWPYDYSKPGAADDFIPQNVPYSQTQSSNLPYEREME, encoded by the coding sequence ATGGCTGCTAATTTTCCTACTCAAGCGCAAGTGCAAGGTGGTGCCGGCGTAACCGAGCCCGGCGTCTCGCACGACGAGCACACCGAGCACCACGAACAGAATTTTCTGCAGAAGTATGTCTTCAGCACCGACCACAAGGTCATTGCCAAGCAGTTTCTAATTACCGGCATTTTCTGGGCTATTATCGGCGGCACGCTGTCAAGCTTGTTCCGTTTGCAACTGGGCTGGCCTGAATCCACGTTCGAGTGGCTGCAGCCCATCTTGGGCCGTTGGATTGAGGCTGGTAAGCTTAATGCAGAATTTTATCTGGCCCTGGTAACCATGCACGGCACCATCATGGTGTTCTTCGTGCTGACTGCCGGTTTGTCGGGTACGTTCTCCAACTTCCTGATTCCGCTGCAAGTGGGGGCCCGCGACATGGCCTCGGGCTTCATGAACATGCTCTCGTACTGGTTCTTCTTCCTGTCGAGCGTGGTTATGTTCAGCTCTCTGTTTATCGAAACGGGTCCGGCCTCCGCAGGATGGACAATTTACCCGCCGCTGAGTGCCTTGCCGCAAGCTATTCCGGGTTCCGGTGCTGGCATGACGCTGTGGCTGGTGTCGATGGCTCTGTTCATTGTGTCGCAGCTGCTGGGTGGAGTAAACTATATCACCACCGTTATCAACCTGCGCACTCAGGGTATGTCGATGTCGAAACTGCCCCTGACTATCTGGGCTTTCTTCCTGACGGCTATTCTGGGCTTGCTCTCGTTCCCGGTGCTGTTTTCGGCTGCTTTGCTGCTGATCTTCGACCGTTCGTTTGGCACGAGCTTTTTCCTTTCCGACATCTACATTGCCGGGCAGGCGCTGCCGAACACGGGCGGTTCGCCTATCTTGTTCCAGCACCTGTTTTGGTTCTTGGGTCACCCCGAAGTGTACATCGTGATTATGCCCGCTATGGGTATGGTTTCGGAAATTATGGCGACCAATGCCCGCAAGCCTATCTTTGGCTACCGCGCTATGATTGGCTCTTTGCTGGGTATTTCCTTGCTGTCCTTTGTAGTGTGGGCTCACCACATGTTCGTGACGGGCATGAACCCCTTCCTAGGGTCGGTGTTTATGTTCTTGACGCTCATTATTGCTGTGCCTTCAGCGGTGAAGACGTTTAACTGGCTGGCTACGCTGTGGCGCGGTAATATCCGCTTCACCTCGGCTATGTTGTTCTCTATCGGCTTTGTGTCGCTGTTCGTGGCAGGTGGTCTAACTGGTATTGTGCTCGGTAACGCTGCCCTTGATATTCAAATGCACAACACCTACTTTGTGGTGGCTCACTTCCACCTGGTAATGGGCAGCTCGGCCTTCTTTGGCCTGTTTGCCGGGGTGTACCACTGGTTTCCGAAGATGTTCGGCCGCATGATGGATGAAAAGCTGGGCTACGTGCACTTCTGGCTGACCTTCCTCGGCGTGTACCTGGTGTTCCTGCCCATGCACTACGTAGGTATTGCTGGCTTCCCCCGCCGCTACTACGCCTGGACGGGTTTCGACAGCTTCGCGCAGTTTGCTGACCTGAATAAGTTTATTTCGATTGCTGCCATCCTGGCCTTTTTCGCCCAGTTTGTCTTCATCTTCAACTTCTTCTACAGCATCTTCCGCGGCCGCCGCGCCAGCGAAAACCCCTGGAATTCAACTACGCTGGAGTGGACGACTCCGGTGGTTCCCGGCCACGGCAACTGGCCCGGTGCTATTCCGGCCGTGCACCGCTGGCCTTATGATTACAGCAAGCCCGGTGCCGCTGACGACTTCATTCCCCAAAACGTTCCGTACTCCCAGACGCAGTCATCGAACCTGCCCTACGAGCGTGAAATGGAATAG
- a CDS encoding COX15/CtaA family protein, protein MSTPIFVRRFRFVGILTVVAVYVLILVGGVVRSTGSGMGCPDWPKCFGTWVPPTHISQLPANYKEIYTAQRVEKNKKVAARLERMGFSQVAQEIFAHPTQYIETDFNPVKTWIEYINRLVGALIGVFVFLTVVFAWPYWRRDAPVFWLAFASFILTGVQGWLGSLVVSTNLLPIMVTIHMGLALLIVAMLLYAVDRSQWDAHQAVRVRPVPGLTAWLWVAVLLTFGQIVLGTQVREEVDMVAFAANYLSRETWIEQLGSIFRVHRTFSAVLLLVNVYLAYRLYLLPSRRLHWLASAILGLIGAEILAGIVLAYFAFPAVAQPLHLTLATLLFGAQFLALIAYRRATKLQPQGATPAVVA, encoded by the coding sequence ATGTCAACTCCCATTTTTGTCCGGCGCTTTCGTTTTGTAGGTATTCTGACAGTAGTGGCCGTGTATGTCCTGATCCTGGTAGGCGGGGTTGTGCGCAGCACGGGCTCGGGCATGGGCTGCCCCGACTGGCCTAAATGCTTCGGCACGTGGGTGCCGCCGACGCACATCAGCCAGTTGCCGGCCAATTACAAGGAAATCTACACTGCCCAGCGGGTTGAGAAGAATAAGAAAGTAGCTGCCCGACTTGAGCGGATGGGCTTCAGCCAAGTGGCGCAGGAAATCTTTGCTCATCCCACTCAGTACATTGAAACCGACTTCAACCCGGTGAAAACCTGGATTGAATACATTAACCGCTTAGTAGGGGCGCTGATCGGCGTATTTGTGTTCTTGACAGTGGTGTTTGCCTGGCCTTACTGGCGCCGCGACGCGCCCGTGTTCTGGTTGGCATTTGCCTCGTTTATCCTGACCGGGGTACAGGGCTGGCTGGGCTCCTTGGTAGTATCGACCAACCTGCTGCCCATCATGGTGACCATTCACATGGGGCTGGCGCTGCTCATTGTGGCTATGCTGCTGTACGCCGTGGATAGGTCGCAGTGGGATGCGCACCAGGCGGTGCGGGTGCGGCCAGTGCCAGGCCTTACGGCTTGGTTGTGGGTGGCGGTGCTGCTCACCTTCGGCCAGATTGTGCTAGGCACTCAGGTGCGGGAGGAAGTAGACATGGTGGCGTTTGCCGCCAACTATCTAAGCCGCGAAACCTGGATTGAGCAGCTCGGCAGCATTTTTCGGGTGCACCGTACGTTTTCGGCCGTGCTGCTGCTCGTAAATGTATACCTGGCGTATCGACTCTACCTGCTACCGTCGCGTCGCCTGCATTGGCTGGCCTCCGCTATTCTCGGGCTGATTGGGGCTGAAATCCTGGCTGGTATCGTGCTGGCGTACTTTGCTTTTCCGGCTGTGGCCCAGCCCCTGCATCTTACCTTGGCTACACTCTTGTTTGGGGCGCAGTTTCTGGCCCTGATTGCCTACCGCCGCGCCACGAAGTTGCAGCCGCAGGGCGCTACTCCGGCGGTTGTTGCGTAA
- the cyoE gene encoding heme o synthase, with product MNKVRAFFQLLKFRLALTVAFSSAIGYLLGAQELDWGKALLVLVGGLAVTGSANTINQIFEKDLDRLMKRTAKRPLPLGVLSVTEAWIFTAVLGVAGLALLAYFFNPLAAALSLVSLILYGFVYTPLKTISPICVAVGAIPGGMPPLIGWVAATGVLGLEGWILFGIQFMWQFPHFWAIAWVLDDDYKKAGFKMLPTPGRKDLRTAFQIMTYTLVLIPLSLLPFYFGMTSTVYPMVAAVCGVLFLMQTFYLMRTVSKKAAMSIMFGSFLYLPIVQIALVLDKA from the coding sequence ATGAACAAGGTCAGGGCTTTCTTTCAGCTGCTCAAATTCCGGCTTGCGCTTACGGTGGCCTTTTCCAGCGCCATCGGCTATTTGCTGGGAGCTCAGGAGCTAGACTGGGGCAAGGCCTTGCTGGTGCTGGTGGGAGGGCTGGCCGTAACGGGCTCGGCCAATACCATCAACCAGATTTTCGAGAAAGACCTCGACCGGCTGATGAAGCGGACGGCTAAGCGGCCCTTGCCGCTGGGAGTGCTGAGCGTAACCGAAGCCTGGATATTCACCGCTGTGCTTGGCGTGGCCGGACTGGCGCTACTGGCTTACTTCTTTAATCCGCTGGCCGCTGCGTTGTCGTTGGTGTCGCTAATCCTGTATGGGTTCGTGTACACTCCGCTCAAGACGATTTCGCCCATCTGCGTGGCCGTAGGAGCCATTCCGGGCGGAATGCCGCCGCTCATTGGCTGGGTAGCTGCTACGGGCGTGCTGGGCCTGGAAGGCTGGATTCTGTTCGGTATTCAGTTTATGTGGCAGTTTCCGCACTTCTGGGCCATTGCCTGGGTGCTCGACGATGACTACAAAAAGGCGGGCTTCAAGATGCTGCCCACGCCCGGCCGCAAAGACCTGCGCACCGCGTTCCAGATTATGACGTACACGCTGGTGCTGATTCCGCTGAGCCTGCTGCCGTTCTACTTTGGTATGACCAGCACCGTGTACCCCATGGTGGCGGCCGTGTGCGGGGTGCTGTTCCTGATGCAGACCTTTTACCTCATGCGCACGGTCAGTAAGAAAGCGGCCATGAGCATCATGTTCGGGTCGTTTCTCTACCTGCCCATTGTGCAGATAGCTCTGGTACTAGACAAAGCGTAA
- a CDS encoding cytochrome c oxidase subunit 3, with the protein MHPSEALHTKQPATGIHPLRFLLWLMMVSITMIFAAYTSAYIVRREEGNWLEFELPGGFLITTILIALSSATIQWAWASARQDELNRVRTGLLLTFALGTAFLVGQWQMWVQLVDRRIFFGGTDANPSGSFLYVLTGVHGFHLITGLIFLLVVLRKSFQYQVHSRQMLSIGNVTIYWHFLGALWLYLYLFLLLNH; encoded by the coding sequence ATGCATCCTTCCGAAGCATTACACACCAAGCAGCCCGCTACCGGTATTCACCCGCTGCGGTTTCTGCTGTGGCTGATGATGGTCAGCATCACCATGATTTTCGCGGCCTATACCAGCGCCTACATTGTGCGCCGCGAAGAAGGTAACTGGCTGGAGTTTGAGCTGCCGGGCGGCTTTCTGATTACCACGATACTCATTGCTTTGAGCAGCGCCACCATACAGTGGGCCTGGGCCTCGGCCCGCCAGGATGAGCTGAACCGCGTGCGGACGGGTTTGCTGCTGACCTTCGCGCTGGGAACGGCTTTTCTGGTGGGGCAGTGGCAAATGTGGGTGCAGTTGGTAGACCGGCGCATCTTTTTTGGGGGTACTGATGCCAACCCTTCCGGCTCATTTCTGTATGTACTAACCGGCGTGCACGGATTTCACTTGATTACCGGGCTAATCTTCCTGCTGGTTGTGCTGCGGAAAAGCTTTCAGTATCAGGTGCATTCCCGCCAGATGCTCTCCATCGGCAACGTCACCATCTACTGGCACTTCCTGGGCGCGCTTTGGTTGTACCTGTATTTGTTCCTACTTTTGAACCACTGA
- a CDS encoding cytochrome c oxidase subunit 3, which yields MSTISTTQTISDSALDKPRTGTWDGGNEPFKASYGKLMMWFFLLSDAFTFAAFLTTYGLIRHRHEAYTGTPEAFQFSTSYWPIPEKVFDAFPGLHGIHLPLGFVALMTMILIFSSVTMVLAVEAGHRMDKKDVQKWLLWTILFGSTFLACQAWEWTHFITGTDEGTLMNNGTVFHGANLVMNQYGPVLFADLFFFITGFHGTHVFSGVCLLIYAFIATTNGTFEKRGHYEMVEKIGLYWHFVDLVWVFVFTFFYLV from the coding sequence ATGTCCACCATTTCCACGACGCAGACGATTTCTGATTCCGCCCTGGATAAGCCGCGCACCGGCACCTGGGACGGCGGAAACGAGCCCTTCAAGGCCAGCTACGGCAAGCTGATGATGTGGTTCTTCCTGCTGTCGGACGCCTTTACGTTCGCCGCCTTCCTGACCACCTACGGCCTGATCCGTCACCGCCACGAAGCCTACACCGGCACGCCCGAAGCTTTCCAGTTTTCGACCAGCTACTGGCCCATCCCGGAAAAGGTGTTCGATGCCTTCCCCGGCCTGCACGGTATTCACCTGCCGCTGGGTTTTGTGGCTTTGATGACGATGATCCTCATCTTCAGCTCCGTAACGATGGTACTGGCCGTGGAAGCAGGCCACCGGATGGATAAGAAAGACGTTCAAAAGTGGCTGTTGTGGACCATTCTGTTTGGCAGCACCTTCCTGGCCTGCCAGGCCTGGGAATGGACCCACTTTATTACGGGCACCGACGAGGGCACACTGATGAATAACGGCACAGTATTCCACGGCGCCAACCTGGTGATGAACCAGTACGGCCCGGTGCTGTTTGCCGACCTGTTCTTCTTCATCACCGGCTTCCACGGCACCCACGTATTCTCAGGTGTCTGCCTGTTGATTTACGCCTTCATTGCCACCACCAACGGCACCTTCGAGAAGCGCGGGCACTACGAAATGGTGGAGAAGATTGGCCTGTATTGGCACTTTGTAGATTTGGTGTGGGTGTTCGTATTCACCTTCTTCTACCTCGTTTAA
- a CDS encoding cytochrome C oxidase subunit IV family protein: MAQHAPTHSGPVGEIPKPNTAWIWKTFWIISAITALEFLIAYIMPASTLRNSIFIILTIFKAFFIVAEFMHLKHETKGLIWTILIPMALLIWLLVALVTEGNYLGETIQNAFK; encoded by the coding sequence ATGGCTCAGCACGCTCCCACTCATTCTGGTCCCGTAGGGGAAATTCCGAAGCCGAACACCGCCTGGATCTGGAAAACTTTCTGGATTATTTCGGCCATTACGGCGCTGGAATTCCTGATTGCCTACATCATGCCGGCCAGCACCCTACGCAATTCCATCTTCATCATCCTGACCATCTTCAAGGCCTTCTTCATCGTGGCCGAGTTCATGCACTTGAAGCATGAAACCAAGGGGCTGATCTGGACGATTCTGATTCCAATGGCACTGCTGATTTGGTTGCTGGTGGCCCTTGTCACGGAAGGCAACTACCTCGGCGAAACCATTCAGAACGCCTTTAAATAG
- a CDS encoding SCO family protein, giving the protein MRPKQTLVLGLILLVPVLAFLFLKSFGTNRYALPTYLPDRVDSTQVGGRWQRDTVYHQIGEFRLPSQVGREVSQAELADKGLYVASFFFASCPGACPRLNSQLARVQEKYRREPRVRLASFTIDPDHDSVAVLARYAERYGAIAGKWFFFTGDKTALSRLATEEFRVPPAPGGATTSLHTQQVFLVDRNRRVRGIYDGTKEKEINRLITEIGVLLYAYDHDHE; this is encoded by the coding sequence ATGCGGCCCAAACAAACCTTGGTGTTGGGCCTGATTCTGCTAGTGCCGGTGCTGGCTTTTCTCTTTCTGAAGAGCTTTGGCACCAACCGTTACGCGCTGCCAACTTACTTGCCCGACCGTGTGGACTCCACGCAGGTGGGCGGAAGGTGGCAGCGCGATACTGTTTATCACCAAATCGGTGAGTTCCGGCTGCCCTCACAAGTAGGCCGGGAGGTATCACAGGCGGAACTAGCGGATAAGGGCCTGTACGTGGCCAGTTTCTTTTTTGCCTCGTGCCCCGGCGCCTGCCCACGCCTCAACAGCCAGCTGGCGCGGGTGCAGGAGAAATACCGCCGGGAGCCGCGGGTGCGCCTGGCCTCGTTTACCATCGACCCCGACCACGACTCAGTGGCCGTGCTGGCCCGCTACGCGGAGCGTTACGGCGCCATTGCCGGCAAATGGTTCTTTTTCACGGGTGACAAAACGGCCCTGAGCCGGTTAGCTACTGAAGAGTTTCGGGTGCCGCCCGCGCCGGGTGGCGCCACGACCTCGCTGCATACCCAGCAGGTGTTTCTCGTGGACCGTAACCGGCGCGTGCGCGGCATCTACGACGGCACCAAGGAAAAAGAAATCAACCGCCTCATTACTGAAATCGGCGTCCTGCTCTACGCCTATGACCATGACCACGAATAA
- a CDS encoding DUF420 domain-containing protein yields the protein MTMTTNNSAPVVNPSNFTKYKVLMVALAAIIPVAVAILYLFPGVFVIPGLEVRRLPAVNAVLNSLTAVLLMLGYYFIRRRNVARHRAMMGLAFLLGSLFLVSYVAYHSQVPSTKFGGEGLIRGVYYFLLLTHILLAAVTVGLVLFTLYYALTEQFGRHRRIARWTYPIWLYVSVTGVLVYFMIAPYYPQ from the coding sequence ATGACCATGACCACGAATAATTCTGCCCCCGTCGTCAACCCCAGCAACTTCACGAAGTACAAAGTGCTGATGGTGGCGCTGGCCGCCATCATTCCGGTGGCGGTGGCCATTCTGTACCTGTTTCCGGGCGTGTTTGTCATTCCGGGGCTGGAGGTGCGGCGTCTGCCCGCCGTTAATGCCGTGCTCAACTCTCTGACGGCGGTGTTGCTCATGTTAGGCTACTACTTTATCCGGCGGCGGAATGTAGCCCGGCACCGCGCCATGATGGGGCTGGCGTTTTTGCTGGGGTCGTTGTTTCTTGTGTCGTACGTGGCCTACCACTCCCAGGTGCCCAGCACCAAGTTTGGGGGCGAAGGGCTGATTCGGGGCGTGTACTACTTTTTGCTGCTCACGCACATTCTGCTGGCCGCCGTAACGGTAGGGCTGGTGCTGTTCACGCTCTACTACGCCCTTACAGAGCAGTTCGGCAGGCACCGCCGCATTGCCCGCTGGACCTATCCCATCTGGCTGTACGTGTCGGTGACGGGTGTGCTGGTGTACTTTATGATTGCGCCCTATTACCCGCAGTAA
- a CDS encoding DUF983 domain-containing protein produces the protein MAATSSTLLSLLALRCPRCHRGPLFTHSAFNLTRFTDMPKACPVCRQVYEPEPGFYWGAMYISFVFSTAIMLVTGFLVYHLLDDPAVWVYVTWVAVAAVLLTPLSLRYSRALMLYLFGGTGYDPRYAGSPYHPTTETDDE, from the coding sequence ATGGCCGCTACTAGCTCCACGCTGCTGAGCCTGTTGGCCCTGCGCTGTCCGCGCTGCCACCGGGGGCCACTGTTCACGCACTCGGCTTTTAACCTGACCAGGTTCACCGACATGCCCAAGGCCTGCCCGGTTTGCCGGCAGGTGTACGAGCCGGAGCCCGGCTTTTATTGGGGGGCCATGTACATCAGCTTTGTTTTTTCCACGGCAATTATGCTGGTGACGGGCTTTCTGGTGTATCACCTGCTCGACGACCCCGCAGTGTGGGTATACGTGACTTGGGTGGCAGTAGCGGCCGTGCTTCTCACGCCCCTGAGCCTGCGCTACTCCCGCGCCCTGATGCTCTACCTGTTTGGCGGCACCGGCTACGACCCGCGCTACGCCGGCTCGCCTTACCACCCTACCACCGAAACTGACGACGAGTAG
- a CDS encoding sensor histidine kinase: MCFACAYLSNRYGQTPELGLRAAADRLQTLVREAEAVGRQEADALAEDLAAGAISFQTLTGHTTYPTFVFRGEELLYWSDHTVRPEPEHASQPVREKLVEMRFGQFLLLRRPAGPYTIITYIPLELRYGISNRYLREGSEQALFWGMNVRLVAEGNTGHLPQVHSSSGSYLFSIESLQSDPVTGRYVPLLLLLLGIGFYILGWLHVARRLFRQGRVWHGALAIVLPLAGFRALLLYWSLPFSFIELRLFDPRVYAASWLSPSLGDLLLNAGLFVITATFTLRLFRRSGLLQQAGRVQGWRQRVVAGALPVLVFFGLLEMLFSFYSDSANNSQLVLDITQDIEVSSFKALLCLAIVLHTAGYLIGFYICSLLFTAIVRPSTRRVGLLLLLLGAGLFLGLGLILGQVHAILMGITLSFFLVLRFTGLKQIGAVLPYHVYLFLFLMLGVSSAVGALALYEYFNRQLLLNKQTMAGNLLVDNDLQGEYLLAERAREMAEDQTLRALLASPFVNQDIIRQKVAKYYLRGYFDKYEVVVTLFGPNGLAVGMPGNLVQMRNYLLRDAVPTENPAIYLLRGPNSFSSRRYVAFLPIPVPPLGTSHVVLELALKKLTANSVVPELLVDQKFFQPGLGTGLSYAGYENNQLVYTEGDFDYVNSLPTAWLSDPSLYAEGFSAGGFQHLGVRGSGKRVVIITTATYSVYDWLANFSFLFLLHAFALMVVLGAYALTQGRYRMLLQTNFSTKIQLFLNLGILVPMAVVSIATASQITSSYKRDLRRSYERRGRAVQENLLKNRLLLAESADRAALVDLAENVAALTETDLNLYNAKGELLVSSQPLIVESGLLSTLLNPQAVAALMEGRQPRVLLTEHAGTLSFNSLYLPLRAVAARPGQPGAVVGYVGIPFFDSKKDLNNKLTELISTTLNIFTVMFILFLVLAYLASKVLTGPLRLITEKLKQTTLTGQNEMLAYNSDDEIGLLVREYNHMLLKLEESKQELAMQEKEAAWREMARQVAHEIKNPLTPMKLSLQFLQKAIAERRDNAEELIGKISQTLITQIDVLSDIATSFSTFTNLPAMRPERLDVVPILRRCVGLHQDRTGGSGIQLKLPDDADTGRYVVYADENLLVRTFNNLLINALQAVPADRAPEIEVSLEAHGSDRLRICIQDNGCGIPAAVQDKVFVPNFTTKEHGSGIGLAVVRRGIESAGGTIWFETEVEKGTTFCIDLPLAG; this comes from the coding sequence TTGTGCTTTGCGTGCGCCTACCTTAGCAACCGGTACGGCCAGACGCCGGAGCTGGGGCTGCGGGCCGCCGCCGACCGGCTGCAGACGCTGGTGCGGGAGGCCGAAGCCGTGGGCCGGCAGGAAGCCGATGCCTTGGCCGAAGACCTGGCCGCTGGCGCCATCAGCTTCCAGACCCTGACCGGCCACACCACGTACCCGACTTTTGTATTCCGGGGCGAGGAACTGCTGTACTGGTCCGACCACACGGTGCGGCCCGAGCCCGAGCACGCCAGCCAGCCCGTACGCGAAAAGCTGGTGGAGATGCGCTTTGGGCAGTTTCTGCTGTTGCGCCGGCCGGCCGGCCCTTACACCATCATCACCTATATTCCGCTGGAGCTGCGCTACGGTATCAGCAACCGGTATCTGCGTGAGGGCAGCGAGCAGGCGCTGTTCTGGGGCATGAACGTGCGGCTGGTAGCCGAAGGCAACACGGGCCATCTGCCCCAGGTGCACTCGTCCAGCGGCAGCTACTTGTTTTCAATTGAGAGCCTACAGTCCGATCCGGTAACGGGGCGCTATGTGCCGCTGCTGCTGCTGCTGCTCGGAATTGGCTTTTATATCCTCGGGTGGCTGCACGTGGCGCGGCGGCTGTTCCGGCAGGGGCGCGTCTGGCACGGGGCGCTGGCCATTGTGCTGCCGCTGGCTGGCTTTCGAGCCCTGCTGCTCTATTGGAGCCTCCCGTTCTCGTTTATTGAGCTACGCCTGTTCGACCCGCGGGTGTACGCAGCGTCGTGGTTGTCGCCGTCTCTGGGCGACTTACTGCTGAACGCGGGGCTGTTTGTGATAACGGCTACGTTTACGCTACGGCTGTTTCGGCGCTCCGGGCTGTTGCAGCAAGCGGGCCGGGTGCAGGGCTGGCGGCAGCGGGTGGTAGCGGGGGCCCTGCCCGTGCTGGTATTCTTTGGGCTGCTGGAAATGCTGTTCAGCTTCTACAGCGACAGCGCAAACAACTCCCAGCTGGTGCTCGACATCACCCAGGACATTGAGGTGAGCAGCTTCAAAGCCCTGCTCTGCCTGGCCATTGTGCTGCACACGGCCGGCTACCTGATTGGGTTTTACATCTGTTCCCTACTGTTTACGGCCATTGTGCGCCCCTCCACGCGGCGGGTGGGGCTGCTGCTGCTGCTGCTGGGGGCGGGCCTGTTCCTGGGGCTGGGGCTGATTCTCGGGCAGGTGCACGCCATCCTGATGGGTATCACCCTCTCGTTTTTTCTGGTGCTGCGCTTCACCGGGCTCAAGCAGATCGGGGCCGTGCTGCCCTACCACGTCTACCTGTTTTTGTTTCTGATGCTGGGCGTCAGCTCGGCCGTGGGGGCGCTGGCCCTGTACGAGTACTTCAACCGGCAACTGCTGCTCAACAAGCAAACCATGGCCGGCAATCTGCTTGTCGACAACGACTTGCAGGGCGAATACCTGCTGGCCGAGCGGGCCCGCGAAATGGCCGAAGACCAGACCCTGCGCGCCCTGCTGGCCAGTCCGTTCGTCAACCAGGACATTATCCGGCAGAAAGTGGCCAAGTACTATTTGCGAGGCTATTTTGATAAGTATGAGGTGGTGGTGACCTTGTTTGGGCCCAACGGCCTGGCCGTGGGCATGCCCGGCAACCTGGTGCAGATGCGCAATTACCTGCTGCGCGACGCCGTGCCCACCGAAAACCCGGCCATCTACCTGCTGCGCGGGCCCAACTCGTTCAGCAGCCGGCGGTACGTGGCATTTCTGCCCATTCCGGTGCCGCCGCTGGGCACCAGCCACGTGGTGCTCGAACTCGCGCTGAAGAAGCTGACCGCCAACAGCGTGGTGCCCGAGCTGCTCGTAGACCAGAAATTCTTTCAGCCCGGCCTGGGCACTGGCCTCAGCTACGCCGGCTACGAAAACAACCAGCTGGTGTACACCGAGGGCGACTTCGACTACGTGAACAGCCTGCCCACGGCCTGGCTGAGCGACCCGAGCCTCTATGCCGAAGGCTTTTCGGCCGGGGGCTTCCAGCACCTGGGCGTGCGCGGCTCCGGCAAACGGGTGGTTATCATCACCACGGCCACCTACTCGGTGTACGACTGGCTGGCCAACTTCTCCTTCCTGTTTCTGCTGCACGCTTTTGCGTTGATGGTGGTGCTGGGGGCCTATGCCCTAACCCAGGGCCGTTACCGGATGCTGCTGCAAACCAACTTCAGCACCAAGATTCAGCTGTTCCTGAACCTGGGTATTCTGGTGCCCATGGCGGTGGTGAGCATTGCCACGGCCAGCCAGATTACCTCCTCCTACAAGCGCGACCTGCGCCGTTCCTACGAGCGGCGCGGCCGGGCCGTGCAGGAAAACCTGCTCAAGAACCGGCTGCTGCTGGCCGAGTCGGCCGACCGGGCCGCGCTGGTGGACCTGGCCGAGAACGTGGCCGCCCTGACCGAAACCGACCTCAACCTCTACAACGCCAAGGGCGAGCTGCTGGTGAGCAGCCAGCCGCTGATTGTGGAGTCGGGGCTGCTGAGCACCTTGCTCAACCCGCAGGCGGTGGCCGCGCTCATGGAAGGGCGGCAGCCGCGGGTGCTGCTCACCGAGCACGCCGGCACGCTGTCGTTCAACTCCCTGTACCTGCCGCTGCGGGCCGTGGCCGCCCGGCCGGGGCAGCCGGGCGCGGTGGTGGGCTACGTGGGCATTCCGTTCTTCGACTCTAAAAAAGACCTCAACAACAAGCTCACGGAGCTGATTTCGACCACCCTGAACATCTTCACCGTGATGTTCATCCTGTTCTTGGTGCTGGCTTACCTGGCCTCGAAAGTGCTGACCGGGCCGCTGCGGCTGATAACCGAAAAGCTCAAGCAAACCACCCTAACGGGCCAGAACGAAATGCTGGCTTACAACTCCGACGACGAAATCGGGCTGCTGGTGCGCGAGTACAACCACATGCTCTTGAAGCTGGAGGAAAGCAAGCAGGAGCTGGCCATGCAGGAGAAGGAGGCGGCCTGGCGCGAAATGGCCCGGCAGGTGGCCCACGAAATCAAGAACCCGCTGACGCCCATGAAGCTCAGCCTGCAATTCTTGCAGAAGGCCATTGCCGAGCGCCGCGACAATGCCGAGGAGCTAATTGGCAAAATCTCCCAGACGCTTATCACCCAGATTGACGTGCTGTCGGACATTGCCACCTCGTTCAGCACCTTCACCAACCTGCCCGCCATGCGGCCCGAGCGCCTGGACGTGGTGCCCATTCTGCGGCGGTGCGTGGGCCTGCACCAGGACCGCACCGGCGGCAGCGGCATCCAGCTCAAGCTGCCCGACGATGCCGATACCGGCCGCTACGTGGTGTACGCCGACGAAAACCTGCTGGTGCGCACCTTCAACAACCTGCTTATCAACGCCCTGCAAGCCGTGCCCGCCGACCGCGCTCCGGAAATCGAGGTCAGCCTGGAGGCCCACGGCTCCGACCGGCTGCGCATCTGCATTCAAGATAACGGCTGCGGAATTCCGGCTGCGGTGCAGGACAAGGTGTTCGTGCCCAATTTCACCACCAAAGAGCACGGCTCCGGCATTGGACTGGCCGTGGTTCGGCGCGGCATTGAAAGCGCCGGCGGTACCATCTGGTTTGAAACCGAGGTAGAAAAAGGCACCACCTTCTGCATCGACCTGCCGCTGGCTGGCTGA